One Malus sylvestris chromosome 14, drMalSylv7.2, whole genome shotgun sequence DNA segment encodes these proteins:
- the LOC126600724 gene encoding oligopeptide transporter 7-like, whose product MTESSRESMEEASSHEITSPLIPKEEKKHEGFHGQSSSSGSTEEENSPVKQVALTVPTTDDPSLPVLTFRMWILGTLSCVLLSFLNQFFWYRTEPLSITAISAQIAVVPLGQLMASKITNRVFFKGSRWEFTLNPGPFNVKEHVLITIFANSGAGTVYAIHIVTVVKVFYKRHITFFVSLLVILTTQVLGFGWAGIFRRYLVEPAAMWWPANLVQVSLFRALHEKEARPKGGLTRTQFFLISFMCSFAYYVFPGYLFQMLTSLSWICWIFPNNVLAQQLGSGLYGLGIGAVGLDWSTISSYLGSPLASPWFATANVAAGFFFVMYILTPICYWFNIYKAKTFPIFSDTLFTSDGQEYNITAIIDSNFHLDSEAYDREGPLYLSTFFAVTYGVGFAALTATVVHVALFHGREIWEQSKASFKEKKMDIHTRLMQRYNQVPEWWFVIILLVNIAVTIFSCQYYIEQLQLPWWGVLLACAIAIVFTLPIGIITAITNQTPGLNIITEYIIGYIYPGYPVANMCFKVYGYISMTQAITFLQDFKLGHYMKIPPRTMFMAQVVGTLIAAIVYLSTAWWLMETIPDICEDTSSVWTCPSDKVFYDASVIWGLIGPRRIFGDLGIYEAINWFFLVGAIAPIFVWLAAKAFPQQEWIRLINMPVLIGATGYMPPATAVNYTSWIILGFLSGFVVYRYRPEWWRRHNYVLSGALDAGLAFMGVLLYFSLGLEDISLSWWGNDLDGCPLATCPTAKGVVVEGCPIYT is encoded by the exons ATGACAGAAAGTAGCAGAGAATCCATGGAAGAAGCATCCTCTCATGAAATCACCTCCCCTCTCA TTCCTAAGGAAGAGAAAAAACATGAAGGCTTCCATGGCCAATCATCATCTTCCGGATCAACAGAAGAAGAAAACTCACCTGTGAAACAAGTAGCCCTAACTGTGCCGACCACAGACGATCCCTCCCTTCCCGTCCTGACGTTCCGAATGTGGATCCTAGGCACTCTCTCCTGCGTCCTCCTCTCCTTCCTCAACCAATTTTTCTGGTACAGAACCGAGCCTCTCTCCATTACCGCAATCTCCGCCCAGATTGCGGTGGTGCCTCTGGGGCAGCTTATGGCTTCCAAAATCACCAACCGTGTCTTCTTCAAAGGGTCCCGCTGGGAATTTACCCTAAACCCTGGCCCTTTCAACGTCAAGGAACATGTTCTAATTACCATCTTCGCCAACTCCGGCGCTGGCACCGTCTACGCGATCCATATTGTTACCGTGGTTAAAGTTTTTTACAAGAGGCACATCACCTTCTTCGTGTCCTTGCTTGTTATCCTAACAACTCAG GTATTAGGGTTTGGTTGGGCTGGGATTTTTAGAAGATACTTGGTTGAACCAGCTGCTATGTGGTGGCCAGCAAACCTGGTTCAAGTTTCACTGTTCAG GGCCCTCCATGAGAAAGAAGCAAGGCCCAAGGGTGGGTTGACACGTACCCAGTTCTTCCTAATTTCCTTCATGTGTAGCTTTGCCTACTATGTTTTCCCAGGCTACCTCTTTCAGATGCTAACTTCCCTCTCATGGATATGTTGGATTTTCCCCAACAATGTCTTGGCCCAACAACTCGGTTCAGGTCTTTATGGGCTTGGAATTGGCGCTGTTGGGCTTGACTGGTCGACCATCTCCTCCTACCTTGGAAGCCCACTTGCAAGCCCATGGTTTGCCACAGCCAACGTGGCAGCTGGTTTCTTCTTTGTCATGTACATATTGACTCCCATTTGCTACTGGTTTAATATCTACAAAGCCAAAACCTTCCCCATTTTCTCAGACACATTGTTCACATCGGATGGTCAAGAATACAACATAACAGCCATCATTGACTCAAATTTTCACCTTGATTCTGAAGCATACGATCGGGAAGGTCCACTTTATCTCAGCACGTTTTTCGCCGTAACATACGGTGTTGGCTTTGCTGCGCTTACCGCCACAGTTGTACATGTTGCTTTATTTCATGGAAG GGAAATATGGGAGCAAAGCAAAGCAAGTTtcaaggagaagaaaatggacATACACACAAGGTTGATGCAGAGGTACAACCAAGTGCCTGAGTGGTGGTTTGTGATCATACTTTTGGTCAACATTGCAGTCACTATATTTTCATGCCAATATTATATTGAGCAGCTCCAGTTGCCTTGGTGGGGTGTTTTACTAGCTTGTGCTATTGCCATTGTCTTCACCCTCCCCATTGGTATCATCACTGCCATCACAAACCAG ACTCCAGGCTTAAACATCATCACTGAGTATATAATTGGGTACATCTACCCAGGATACCCAGTAGCCAATATGTGCTTCAAGGTGTATGGCTACATAAGTATGACACAAGCCATCACATTTTTGCAAGACTTCAAGCTTGGTCACTACATGAAAATCCCTCCCAGAACTATGTTTATGGCCCAG GTTGTGGGAACCCTAATAGCTGCCATTGTATACTTGAGCACAGCTTGGTGGCTAATGGAAACAATCCCGGACATATGTGAGGACACGTCATCAGTATGGACTTGCCCTAGTGACAAAGTATTTTATGATGCCTCGGTCATATGGGGCCTGATTGGTCCTAGAAGAATATTTGGTGACTTAGGCATATATGAGGCGATCAACTGGTTTTTCCTAGTTGGGGCAATTGCCCCCATTTTTGTATGGCTGGCTGCCAAGGCCTTCCCACAACAAGAGTGGATTAGGCTCATCAACATGCCGGTCCTGATTGGTGCGACGGGATATATGCCGCCAGCTACGGCAGTGAACTACACTTCTTGGATTATTTTAGGGTTTCTATCTGGTTTTGTGGTGTATAGATATAGACCAGAGTGGTGGAGGCGCCATAATTATGTACTCTCTGGGGCACTTGATGCAGGACTTGCCTTCATGGGGGTACTTTTGTATTTTAGCTTGGGGTTGGAGGACATTAGTCTTAGCTGGTGGGGGAATGACCTTGATGGTTGTCCTTTGGCTACTTGCCCTACAGCCAAGGGAGTAGTTGTTGAGGGTTGCCCTATTTACACGTAG
- the LOC126600722 gene encoding N6-adenosine-methyltransferase MT-A70-like isoform X2, whose translation METQSEGGDEATIAGIITMTQQLEARMESQRTTQLELLSYLQSQIVPTIVPTIDLSLKVLSAFNDRPFTPTPPLPNSKPDPRNPVEPALPSTPEAQRSRLPSPEPKLTNPIEQSPKLSPKQANSETTHQPELENFSPIDEMGNPLSLVRAMVAVCLLEIVPFCRIDSSAVLRKLESDQKATAEEKAALREMGGESGAILAVEMALRSMLEENGGVELEEFVVGGKSGIMVLGIDRTRLMKELPESKQFQSRDSNLGDGNLSQSQQQVVTSGRGGDGSGGGVFGMGGPSSRPMQDMWMNPNDTHMSGLPPMFPGSGQPGSFMGPRGAPSPRVMGMMGMPRGMGGVPPMHRANSMGPNATMDSPNSVSYKPQSEEDELKDVEALLNKKTFRELQKSKTGEEILDLIHRPTAKETAVAAKFKTKGGSQLKEYCSSLTKEDCRRQSNSVLACEKVHFRRIIALHTDVNLGDCSFLDTCRHMKTCKYVHYELDPTPDVSHMMMGPRDLGPPRQLRPQRAEYCSEVELGQPQWINCDIRNFRMDILGQFGVIMADPPWDIHMELPYGTMADDEMRNLNVPALQTDGLIFLWVTGRAMELGRECLELWGYKRIEEIIWVKTNQLQRIIRTGRTGHWLNHSKEHCLVGIKGEPLVNRNIDTDVIVAEVRETSRKPDEMYPLLERVSPRTRKLELFARMHNTHAGWMSLGNQLSGVRLVDEGLRARFKAAYPDVEVQPTSPPRPSAMEVDSNAAQMRSPFSEPAVPEAPYAASEVRPSPVDVEMAG comes from the exons aTGGAGACCCAATCGGAAGGTGGAGACGAAGCCACCATAGCCGGCATCATAACCATGACTCAACAGCTCGAAGCTCGAATGGAGTCTCAGCGCACCACCCAGCTCGAACTCCTCTCTTACCTCCAATCCCAAATCGTCCCCACCATCGTCCCCACCATTGATCTCTCTCTCAAGGTCCTCTCCGCCTTCAACGACCGACCTTTTACTCCAACGCCTCCTCTCCCAAATTCCAAACCAGACCCCAGAAACCCGGTCGAACCCGCTCTCCCTTCGACCCCAGAAGCCCAGCGCAGCCGCCTACCGTCCCCTGAGCCAAAACTCACAAACCCAATTGAGCAAAGCCCGAAGCTTTCTCCGAAACAGGCGAATTCGGAGACAACCCACCAACCCGAACTGGAGAATTTCAGCCCCATTGATGAGATGGGGAATCCATTGTCCCTGGTTCGGGCTATGGTGGCGGTTTGCTTGCTTGAAATTGTGCCCTTTTGTCGAATTGACTCGTCGGCGGTGTTGAGAAAGCTCGAGAGCGACCAAAAAGCGACTGCGGAGGAGAAGGCGGCGCTGCGCGAGATGGGAGGAGAGTCCGGGGCGATATTGGCGGTGGAGATGGCGCTGAGGTCAATGTTGGAGGAGAATGGTGGGGTTGAGTTGGAGGAATTTGTGGTGGGTGGTAAGTCGGGGATTATGGTTTTGGGGATTGACCGGACTCGGCTGATGAAGGAATTGCCTGAAAGCAAGCAATTTCAGAGTCGAGATTCCAATTTGGGAGATGGGAATTTGAGTCAGAGTCAGCAGCAAGTGGTGACTAGCGGCCGTGGAGGTGATGGTAGTGGTGGAGGGGTGTTTGGGATGGGAGGGCCTAGTTCAAGGCCAATGCAAGACATGTGGATGAACCCTAATGATACTCACATGTCCGGTTTGCCACCTATGTTCCCTGGGAGTGGACAACCGGGTTCATTTATGGGTCCAAGGGGTGCTCCTAGTCCTAGAGTTATGGGCATGATGGGAATGCCTAGAGGGATGGGTGGTGTTCCTCCAATGCATAGAGCTAATAGTATGGGGCCAAATGCAACAATGGATAGCCCCAATTCAGTGTCGTATAAGCCGCAGAGTGAAGAGGATGAACTGAAGGATGTTGAGGCATTGCTGAATAAGAAGACTTTTAGGGAGTTGCAGAAATCAAAAACTGGTGAGGAGATTTTGGACCTCATTCACCGGCCAACTGCGAAGGAGACTGCTGTAGCTGCCAAG TTCAAAACCAAAGGTGGTTCACAATTGAAGGAATACTGCTCATCCTTAACAAAGGAGGACTGCCGTCGTCAGTCTAATTCCGTACTTGCTTGTGAGAAG GTTCATTTTAGGCGAATAATCGCTCTACATACTGATGTCAATTTAGGAGACTGTTCTTTTCTAGATACTTGTCGTCACATGAAG ACGTGCAAGTATGTCCACTATGAGCTTGATCCAACACCTGATGTCTCACACATGATGATGGGGCCTCGAGATCTCGGTCCCCCTAGACAATTAAGGCCTCAACGTGCTGAATACTGTTCTGAGGTTGAACTTGGTCAACCACAGTGGATTAACTGTGATATACGCAACTTTAGAATGGATATTCTAGGGCAATTTGGAGTGATAATGGCAGATCCACCATGGGACATTCATATGGAATTGCCCTATGGGACAATGGCTGACGATGAAATGCGCAATCTTAATGTTCCAGCATTGCAGACGGATGGTCTGATTTTCCTTTGGGTCACTGGACGTGCAATGGAGCTTGGGCGTGAATG TTTAGAACTTTGGGGATACAAGCGAATTGAGGAGATAATTTGGGTAAAGACTAATCAACTCCAACGAATAATTAGAACAGGGCGGACTGGCCACTGGCTTAATCATAGCAAGGAGCATTGTCTTGTTGGAATAAAGGGGGAACCCTTAGTAAATAGAAATATTGATACTGATGTCATTGTTGCCGAGGTCAGAGAGACAAGCCGTAAGCCAGATGAG ATGTATCCTTTGCTGGAGAGGGTAAGTCCAAGGACAAGAAAGCTAGAACTGTTTGCTCGCATGCACAATACTCATGCAGG GTGGATGTCACTAGGTAATCAACTGAGTGGTGTAAGATTGGTGGATGAAGGCCTGCGTGCAAGATTCAAAGCTGCTTATCCGGATGTGGAGGTGCAGCCCACTTCCCCACCCAGGCCCTCTGCTATGGAAGTCGACTCTAATGCTGCCCAAATGCGGAGTCCATTCTCAGAACCTGCAGTTCCGGAGGCACCCTATGCTGCTTCTGAAGTGAGGCCATCACCAGTGGATGTTGAAATGGCCGGTTGA
- the LOC126600722 gene encoding N6-adenosine-methyltransferase MT-A70-like isoform X1 encodes METQSEGGDEATIAGIITMTQQLEARMESQRTTQLELLSYLQSQIVPTIVPTIDLSLKVLSAFNDRPFTPTPPLPNSKPDPRNPVEPALPSTPEAQRSRLPSPEPKLTNPIEQSPKLSPKQANSETTHQPELENFSPIDEMGNPLSLVRAMVAVCLLEIVPFCRIDSSAVLRKLESDQKATAEEKAALREMGGESGAILAVEMALRSMLEENGGVELEEFVVGGKSGIMVLGIDRTRLMKELPESKQFQSRDSNLGDGNLSQSQQQVVTSGRGGDGSGGGVFGMGGPSSRPMQDMWMNPNDTHMSGLPPMFPGSGQPGSFMGPRGAPSPRVMGMMGMPRGMGGVPPMHRANSMGPNATMDSPNSVSYKPQSEEDELKDVEALLNKKTFRELQKSKTGEEILDLIHRPTAKETAVAAKFKTKGGSQLKEYCSSLTKEDCRRQSNSVLACEKVGTQKFLLASVMVHFRRIIALHTDVNLGDCSFLDTCRHMKTCKYVHYELDPTPDVSHMMMGPRDLGPPRQLRPQRAEYCSEVELGQPQWINCDIRNFRMDILGQFGVIMADPPWDIHMELPYGTMADDEMRNLNVPALQTDGLIFLWVTGRAMELGRECLELWGYKRIEEIIWVKTNQLQRIIRTGRTGHWLNHSKEHCLVGIKGEPLVNRNIDTDVIVAEVRETSRKPDEMYPLLERVSPRTRKLELFARMHNTHAGWMSLGNQLSGVRLVDEGLRARFKAAYPDVEVQPTSPPRPSAMEVDSNAAQMRSPFSEPAVPEAPYAASEVRPSPVDVEMAG; translated from the exons aTGGAGACCCAATCGGAAGGTGGAGACGAAGCCACCATAGCCGGCATCATAACCATGACTCAACAGCTCGAAGCTCGAATGGAGTCTCAGCGCACCACCCAGCTCGAACTCCTCTCTTACCTCCAATCCCAAATCGTCCCCACCATCGTCCCCACCATTGATCTCTCTCTCAAGGTCCTCTCCGCCTTCAACGACCGACCTTTTACTCCAACGCCTCCTCTCCCAAATTCCAAACCAGACCCCAGAAACCCGGTCGAACCCGCTCTCCCTTCGACCCCAGAAGCCCAGCGCAGCCGCCTACCGTCCCCTGAGCCAAAACTCACAAACCCAATTGAGCAAAGCCCGAAGCTTTCTCCGAAACAGGCGAATTCGGAGACAACCCACCAACCCGAACTGGAGAATTTCAGCCCCATTGATGAGATGGGGAATCCATTGTCCCTGGTTCGGGCTATGGTGGCGGTTTGCTTGCTTGAAATTGTGCCCTTTTGTCGAATTGACTCGTCGGCGGTGTTGAGAAAGCTCGAGAGCGACCAAAAAGCGACTGCGGAGGAGAAGGCGGCGCTGCGCGAGATGGGAGGAGAGTCCGGGGCGATATTGGCGGTGGAGATGGCGCTGAGGTCAATGTTGGAGGAGAATGGTGGGGTTGAGTTGGAGGAATTTGTGGTGGGTGGTAAGTCGGGGATTATGGTTTTGGGGATTGACCGGACTCGGCTGATGAAGGAATTGCCTGAAAGCAAGCAATTTCAGAGTCGAGATTCCAATTTGGGAGATGGGAATTTGAGTCAGAGTCAGCAGCAAGTGGTGACTAGCGGCCGTGGAGGTGATGGTAGTGGTGGAGGGGTGTTTGGGATGGGAGGGCCTAGTTCAAGGCCAATGCAAGACATGTGGATGAACCCTAATGATACTCACATGTCCGGTTTGCCACCTATGTTCCCTGGGAGTGGACAACCGGGTTCATTTATGGGTCCAAGGGGTGCTCCTAGTCCTAGAGTTATGGGCATGATGGGAATGCCTAGAGGGATGGGTGGTGTTCCTCCAATGCATAGAGCTAATAGTATGGGGCCAAATGCAACAATGGATAGCCCCAATTCAGTGTCGTATAAGCCGCAGAGTGAAGAGGATGAACTGAAGGATGTTGAGGCATTGCTGAATAAGAAGACTTTTAGGGAGTTGCAGAAATCAAAAACTGGTGAGGAGATTTTGGACCTCATTCACCGGCCAACTGCGAAGGAGACTGCTGTAGCTGCCAAG TTCAAAACCAAAGGTGGTTCACAATTGAAGGAATACTGCTCATCCTTAACAAAGGAGGACTGCCGTCGTCAGTCTAATTCCGTACTTGCTTGTGAGAAGGTCGGTACCCAAAAATTCCTGCTGGCAAGTGTAATG GTTCATTTTAGGCGAATAATCGCTCTACATACTGATGTCAATTTAGGAGACTGTTCTTTTCTAGATACTTGTCGTCACATGAAG ACGTGCAAGTATGTCCACTATGAGCTTGATCCAACACCTGATGTCTCACACATGATGATGGGGCCTCGAGATCTCGGTCCCCCTAGACAATTAAGGCCTCAACGTGCTGAATACTGTTCTGAGGTTGAACTTGGTCAACCACAGTGGATTAACTGTGATATACGCAACTTTAGAATGGATATTCTAGGGCAATTTGGAGTGATAATGGCAGATCCACCATGGGACATTCATATGGAATTGCCCTATGGGACAATGGCTGACGATGAAATGCGCAATCTTAATGTTCCAGCATTGCAGACGGATGGTCTGATTTTCCTTTGGGTCACTGGACGTGCAATGGAGCTTGGGCGTGAATG TTTAGAACTTTGGGGATACAAGCGAATTGAGGAGATAATTTGGGTAAAGACTAATCAACTCCAACGAATAATTAGAACAGGGCGGACTGGCCACTGGCTTAATCATAGCAAGGAGCATTGTCTTGTTGGAATAAAGGGGGAACCCTTAGTAAATAGAAATATTGATACTGATGTCATTGTTGCCGAGGTCAGAGAGACAAGCCGTAAGCCAGATGAG ATGTATCCTTTGCTGGAGAGGGTAAGTCCAAGGACAAGAAAGCTAGAACTGTTTGCTCGCATGCACAATACTCATGCAGG GTGGATGTCACTAGGTAATCAACTGAGTGGTGTAAGATTGGTGGATGAAGGCCTGCGTGCAAGATTCAAAGCTGCTTATCCGGATGTGGAGGTGCAGCCCACTTCCCCACCCAGGCCCTCTGCTATGGAAGTCGACTCTAATGCTGCCCAAATGCGGAGTCCATTCTCAGAACCTGCAGTTCCGGAGGCACCCTATGCTGCTTCTGAAGTGAGGCCATCACCAGTGGATGTTGAAATGGCCGGTTGA